The stretch of DNA GCCTATTGGTAGTCTAAAAATGATGTTTCCTGTATATTTTTGGCTTTTTCCTACTCGACTTTGCTCCTGTTCCAAGGTATCTACCGTCTCCAACATCCCATTATTATTGTATAGATTTGTTAAGGAATAATTATAAGAGAATGTTGGGTTAAACCTAAACCCTAAGACAAGATTCGCCACAAGTTCTTGCCCCTTTTTTTTAAATTTTTTCTGATAATTCAGCCTAGGATTTATAGACCAGTTAATTGGATTATTGTCATAATTTTGGATGATTTGGTTTTCTAACTGATCAGATTCGCCACTCGTTGTTGCTTCATAGCTCTTTTCATTAAGTGTGAATTGATAATTGACACGACAATAAAAATTAATTTTCTGAGTACTATCAAACTCATGTTTGAACTTACTATAAAAAATATGTTTTTGAGGCAACGACTCATTTTGATTTTGGCTATTTCTAACATACCGATTATTCGGTAATACCGACTCTAAAAATGACGTTTTTTCAGATCGGATCAAGCTATTCACATAGTTATAACTTAATCCTACACTGGTTTTTTTCGAAAAAGAGACATTCAAATTCATTCCCCCTAATAAGGTTCTAGTAATTGCCGAACGAGAGGGACTTAGCTCAACAGCGTCTTGTCCCGCAGCACTTACATAAACACTCTCATTTACATTATTAGAAGCACCTAATAGAGATAATTTAATTTTTGGGCTAAAATAATGAAGCATTAAGTTCCCAAGATAACGATGGTTTCCTAAATTAGAAGAAGAATTTAAGCTAGCCCTAGGGGGTACCGTGCTGCCATACCCTGCCTCTATAACTCCCCAAACACCACGTTTGGCATTTTTTTTCAGTTTTAGATCAATCGTTTTTTCATCATTGGTCAACTCTAACCCATCCTTGTCTTTTTTTGTGCTGGTTATTTCTATTTTTTTTATAGCATCTGCGGGTAAGCCTTTGAGGGCAATCTGAGCATTCTCTCCAAAAAATGTTTTACCATCGACCAACACTTCTGTTACTTTTTTTCCATTGACGGTTATTTCTCCATTTTCATCAACTTCCAATCCAGGGAGTTGTTTTAGCAGACTTTCAACATTATCATGGGTACGAACATGAAAGGCTGCCGAGTTAAAGGCCAAAGTATCCCCCCGCATTTGAACAGGAATATGCTCAGCCGTAATTTCTATGGCTTCTAGTGTTTTTGTGGCATCTTGGAGTTGTATAGTTTCGAGTAAGGTATCTTTTGATAGGTATATTTTTTTCAGATAAGGCGTATATCCTAAATAACTGATTTGCAACAAATACAAACTATCTCGTTTGCCATCCAATTGAAACCGCCCTTGGTCATTTGTTAAGCCATAAGAAGCAAAAGAAGAATCTGGTAGATTTAATAAGACTACTGTTGCAGCAACAAGTGGTTTATTTTCTTCATTTAGAACCGCCCCATTAACCTTTATTATTCGTTGAGCCGTTAAATCATAAGAAAAAAGAAGTAGGGTAAAAGAAATATAGAACAAAGCAAAACGCATAAAAATAGAGATAATGGAACTCAAAAAACATATATATAATCCTTATACAAAAATACGCTTTTCTAACACTAAATAAAGTATTCTTAGTACAAAACATATTCTTTTAATAAGACTAAAACTATATTTCGATCTTAAATTCTAGACCGCTTTGCTTTTAGAGTTTAGCCCCTATTAGGCTATGATAGGGGCTAACCTCTAAACGAATGTAATGATCGAGCAGGCTTGATGTAATACATCAACGGTATAGCTTGATCTAAGATCTGAAAAATAGTTCCATTAATCCCTTACTTTATTTAAGTCCAATTGTTTAGCTACTAGCTCACTTCGTTCGTGAGGTCGCTACGCTTAGTTCGTTCCTCATGAGCGGGCTTTGCCTTTGTAGCTTTAGCTACAAGCTTACATCGTTCACTTCGTTCATACTTATAGTTCGCTTTGCTCGTGAGTCAGCAAGCTGGGGTTGTCCTGTACACAACAAAATAATGTTAATAGATCATAATAGGACTGTTACCCGACTTAGGCTCATTTCCGCCCATTTTATTGATCTTATATGCAGCAGACAACATAAAATAACGTCCTAATAAATTCCTTTGTGTTTCAGAGACATTCCCATTCCAAGTATAACGATTTACACTAAACGCCTCGTTAAGTATATTCTCTGCACTCAATTCAATTTTTAACGCATCTCCTTTTAAGAAAGTACGTCCCAAACTTGCCGACCAAACAGGAATAGCAAAGGCTTCTCCATATCCTAAATCGTCATAAATACTATATTTAAAATCCGTTTTAATATTCCATTTCTTAGCAATCGTTACTCTAAATTTTCCTGTATAGTTATGGCTAAGATAGGTTACATCTAGGGAGTTATTTCCAGCATAAACCGTATTTCCTAATGTTACATTTGCGGAGAGAGAAACATCAAATACCTTTTTCTTTTTATTGCCAATAGACAACGATAGGTTATAGTTGTGATTCAGTTGCCCTGATGCTACTTCGTTTAACAAGATTGGACGTTGGTTGATGTTCAAACCACCACGAACACTAAATTTGATAATTTTTTTCACTTCTGCATTGTAGCCAAAATACATTCCTCCCCTATAACTAGTACCAAAATTGATGGGTTGATAAACGGTTCTAAACGTCTCGTCAATTGTTTGTTTAGTACTAATTGAGTTTTGCCTAATTTCTCCATATAGGCTCATATAAAAAGAAGTAAATGACAACTGATCCCAAAGATTGTAGTTCAACCAAAAGTTGTGTTTATATTCTGGTATCAAATTGGGGTTTCCTAAACGAATTGACAACGGGTTTTGATTGTTCAACATGGGTTGCAATTGATCCAAACTTGGCTCATCAACATCTGTACTATAATAAATTCCAAATTTCTTGCTATCACTAAACTTATATTCAAAATCAATATTACCTATAGGATAATAATAGTCTTGACGAATGGTAGAGGAGCTTGAAGCCAATACTCCCCTTAACCCACTATGCTGAATCCCTAAACTGGTTTGGATAGAAATTTTATCTGCTTCATGTTCAAAAGTAGTAGTGAACACTTGAAAATTGTACTGCTTGGTGTATAAATCCGTCAAAGCAGCATTGGGAACAGACAATTGTTCGTACCAATCAAAAACCTTTCTATCGGTATCTTCGTGACTAAATCCACCAACCAACTTTATTTCTAAATGATTTTTTTCGCCTAGTGGTTCCGTATAAGCAAATTCTGCCCCATAAACAGATTTTCCATTGGTAGAATTCTGAACTTGGTTTAATGTATCCCTTTC from Aureispira anguillae encodes:
- a CDS encoding TonB-dependent receptor family protein — encoded protein: MSSIISIFMRFALFYISFTLLLFSYDLTAQRIIKVNGAVLNEENKPLVAATVVLLNLPDSSFASYGLTNDQGRFQLDGKRDSLYLLQISYLGYTPYLKKIYLSKDTLLETIQLQDATKTLEAIEITAEHIPVQMRGDTLAFNSAAFHVRTHDNVESLLKQLPGLEVDENGEITVNGKKVTEVLVDGKTFFGENAQIALKGLPADAIKKIEITSTKKDKDGLELTNDEKTIDLKLKKNAKRGVWGVIEAGYGSTVPPRASLNSSSNLGNHRYLGNLMLHYFSPKIKLSLLGASNNVNESVYVSAAGQDAVELSPSRSAITRTLLGGMNLNVSFSKKTSVGLSYNYVNSLIRSEKTSFLESVLPNNRYVRNSQNQNESLPQKHIFYSKFKHEFDSTQKINFYCRVNYQFTLNEKSYEATTSGESDQLENQIIQNYDNNPINWSINPRLNYQKKFKKKGQELVANLVLGFRFNPTFSYNYSLTNLYNNNGMLETVDTLEQEQSRVGKSQKYTGNIIFRLPIGKQNKLQFRALAGVHNGQNNQLVYDIESSHRVENDSLSDAYWRHNNYQELKMTFKRKTDAYHLDVGLAVKRSALEGVVASNASRINQAFYFPIGNLRFRYLFSKSKNITFNYTTRFSTPRIDQLQPVVNNQNPLSIRLGNPDLLPEYQHNIRLGTTIWDQLTATNFYANLNLNIVQNSIIQSRVFDENFRAITVPINSELTYRVSAYLGCNKTFKKLGIKLGIRGGANLNRRPIMLNTEFTKQLNQNYNGSLTLSNKKKKIIDCSIAAQFSVGHSTYENNDALKVTYINHSYRAKIRATIAKKWNLQTSFDYRVYANTGYNAAIAVPLWSASFYRTFLKDDLLKVEILAQNILNEAVQVTRSNQDGIISENQSILLGRYLMLKVSYQIRRKTSRNR